The nucleotide sequence TTCCCTCTGGGGTCAAGACGCTTTTCAAACGTATCCATAAATCTCGTTTTTCCCTGTTTTGTAAATTTCCACCCCTTTATTTCCCTCCTTTCCAGCGGAGGTACATTTATATTAAAGATAAGATTTGAATGGTAATCGTTCAGATTATGCAGATATTTGGCAAAAAAAGCAGCAAAATCAGCAGCTGCAGAAAAATCGGTGTATTCAATTGAGGCTAAACTGACAGCCATCGATTTAACCCCCAGCATAGCGCCTTCAGTGGCTGCGGAAACGGTGCCGGAGTAAATGACATTGGAGGCTAAATTGGCTCCATGATTAATCCCTGAAACAACAAGATCAGGCTTAATCGTAATGATATCATCAAAAGCAAGCTTCACACAATCAGCCGGTGTACCCTCAACACCATATCCGAAAAACTCGCCCTTACGGTTAACTTCGTGAAGCCTCAGGGGATATTTTACAGTGATGGCATGCCCCACAGCACTCTGCTCTTTAATGGGTGCCACAACAACAACTTCAGCAATTTTTGAAATACTTTTATATAGCTCGTATATACCTTTGGAATATATGCCGTCATCATTCGTAATAAGAACTTTCATAATTTATTTACCCTGTTTG is from Flexistipes sinusarabici DSM 4947 and encodes:
- the surE gene encoding 5'/3'-nucleotidase SurE yields the protein MKVLITNDDGIYSKGIYELYKSISKIAEVVVVAPIKEQSAVGHAITVKYPLRLHEVNRKGEFFGYGVEGTPADCVKLAFDDIITIKPDLVVSGINHGANLASNVIYSGTVSAATEGAMLGVKSMAVSLASIEYTDFSAAADFAAFFAKYLHNLNDYHSNLIFNINVPPLERREIKGWKFTKQGKTRFMDTFEKRLDPRGNTYFWLKGEKTVVHRSQDCDDYLLEQGFVSVTPIKYDLTDYSLYEKLKNTEGVKEWK